The region CCCCGACGACGTCGGAGACTGGTTCTAGGGTCAGTCGCAGTGATCGATCGGTGAGTGTCGACACCGCGTCGGCGGTATCCCGAACCATCTTTTGGGTCCGCGAGTTCCCGTACGTGACGAGTGAGCCGAGGTGCTGTCGGTATTGCGGAGTGAACAGGGCAGGAGCGTACGTCTACTCCCCCCGGAAACAGTCAGCACAGACCCACAGTGTGTAGGAGCGCTCCAGCCAGTGACTCAGAGACGGAGACACTCCGTTCGACTGGCCGGTCACCACTGGAATGGCGTGGTCAACCACCAATGGCGACGGCGCTCTGCAAATCCCGACAACGGGTGTGAGCGGACCCGAAACGGGAACCGCGAGGTCAACCCCCACGGAGAGCGCCGCAATGGGAAACTGCGGGGCGATGACTCGGGTGGTGGATGGCAGCCGCGCCGGTGACGGCGCGAATGACGTCACTCGCTCGGTTGTCGGGCCACACGTTCGGAATCGACGTCTGCAGAGCAACGACCGGATGGTCCAGTCGACACAGGCTAGTAATGACCCATAATTCCGCGTCGTTTTGTCACCTTCATCGCGTATCCGAAGACACCGTACCCGACCACCAGATATCCTATCGTCACCGCGCTCACCCCGCCAAGGTCGGTCAGCGGGAGTTGCCAGAGTGACGTTCCCTGGGAGATTACCACCACGATGAGGTCGGTTCCCCACGCGAGCGGAAGCAGGTTCGTAAACAGGGTGGCGGGGGAACTGATGGCGCCCAGAAGCAGCACCTGCACTATCATGAAGATACTGCTGACACGTTTGTACACCAGCGCCAAACCCCCGAAGGCGTAGCCGAGTCCAGTGGCAGACAACATCGTGACGACGGCCAGCGGGACGACACTGAGGGGGTCTATCCAGACCCATGTCCCCGTGGGAATCATCATGAAGAGGAGCATGATATGGCCGATGACAAGCGTGTAACTCAGTTGTACGGTGATTCGCGTCGAAATTACAGTAAACAGCCCGAATGGACTCATGTACGTCTGTTCCAGCGTTCCCCATCTCGCTTCCCGGGAGAGTGTCTGGGCAGAGGTCTGAAACGAGCTCCAGGACATCGTCCAGATGAAAAAGCCGACGATGATTCCAGTCAGGTTCTCGGTGACGAGCGTCGGTGTCACCGTCCGACCGCCGAAGAAGATCAACAGGAACATGACGTAGGTCGCGCCGATACCGCCGACAGTATTGAACCAGTATCGTCGAAGAATGATGGATTCTTTCTCGAACGTGACGCGAACCAGCGCCCGCAGGCTCGTCTCGTTCGCTGTCGATGACCCCGACTGCTCGACCTGGTTGCTCACGAGTCGACACCCTGTTGGCCCGTGACGAACCCGGACTGTCCATCCGTGGCCGGTGTCTCCTGTCTCTGGACATCGGCTTCTTCCTCGAGTATCGAGACGAACACGTTCTCGAGGTCGGCCGTGATCGGCTCTATCCGGTCCAGACTTGCATCGGATGCTTCGAGCACGTCGGTGAAGTTGTAGAAGTCAGTCTCGTCGCGGAGGGTCACACTGAACGACCTTCGGTCTCCCGCCCAGTCGGGGTCGTACCCCTCGAGTGATTGCTCGGCGGGAAATCTCTCGCTGAGATGGACCCGATAGGCCTGGGTCGAAAACGCCCCGAGCAGTGACTCCAGGCGGTCTTCGACGGCGAGTTCCCCGTCGTCGAACAAGAGCACCCTATCACAGACGGACTCGATCACGTCCATGTCGTGACTGGAGATGATTACCGTCCGGTCTTCCTCTGTCGCCAACCGACGGAGTTCCGACTGGAGGTCGCGGCTCCCTTCGACGTCGAGCCCGAGGGTCGGTTCATCGAGGAAAACAATCGGCGTCGAGCGGGCCAGGACGCAGGCGAGACAGGCCTTCTGTTTCATGCCCCGAGAGAGCGACCGAACCTGTTCGTCAGCCTTCGATTCGAGGTTGACCAGCGAGAGCAGTCGTTCGTGTCGCTCGGTTTCTCTGTCCGGATGTCGACCCTGCAGCCCGGTGAAATACCGGAGGTTCTCCCGGACGGTAAGCCGCCAGTAGAGATTGCGTGCCCCTTCGAGCATGCCACTCACGCGGTTGTACACCTGTTTGGTCTCGACAGTGGGGTCGAGGCCGTCTATCAACGCTGTTCCGTCGGTCGGTTCGATGATGCCGAGGATGGATTTGATCGTCGTGGTCTTTCCGGCACCGTTCGGACCGAGAAAGCCGACGATTTCACCTTCGTTTATATCGAACGACACACCGTCGACAGCAGTTATCTCGCCTTCAGGGCCGGAAAATCGCTTTGTGAGTCCCCGGACCTCGATTATCGGGTGGGAACTCCCGGCAACTCCTGTCGAATGATTTCTCATTATATTTTTATATTTTATGAGCGATAATAAACGTACACCCTGAAAGTTCAGACGGAGTGACAACCCACGCTAGCGAAAGCCGCTTCTGGACATCGTGGCGACCATCAGTGGACCGTCATGAGAGGGGTGTGTGCGTGCAGCCGTTGTCACGGTGGCCGCTGGTTACACCGTCCAGTTTACAACATAAAATTAATAAATATTATTGTAGATATATAGGTATGGAGACAGATGGAGGTAACAGTCTTGAGGGCTCCGGAGACTATCTTCAGGAGTTCTACGAGCAAAAACTAATCCAGGTTCAGACACTTCTAGAAGAGGAGTTCGGGTCCGATGAGACCCGACAGTACGTCTATCGGCTCGCGTTTAAAGGAAACGACGTGTTACCGAAGCGTGATCGGCGTCCGAAACCCACGACCGCGTTTCAGGCAGACCAGATTCACCGTATCCACGGCGGTGACGAGGAGACCCGCCAGACACTGCTGCAGTTCGCTATCATCGTTGCAGAGTACTACGATATCGTCG is a window of Halomicroarcula saliterrae DNA encoding:
- a CDS encoding ABC transporter permease, whose translation is MSNQVEQSGSSTANETSLRALVRVTFEKESIILRRYWFNTVGGIGATYVMFLLIFFGGRTVTPTLVTENLTGIIVGFFIWTMSWSSFQTSAQTLSREARWGTLEQTYMSPFGLFTVISTRITVQLSYTLVIGHIMLLFMMIPTGTWVWIDPLSVVPLAVVTMLSATGLGYAFGGLALVYKRVSSIFMIVQVLLLGAISSPATLFTNLLPLAWGTDLIVVVISQGTSLWQLPLTDLGGVSAVTIGYLVVGYGVFGYAMKVTKRRGIMGHY
- a CDS encoding ABC transporter ATP-binding protein; this encodes MRNHSTGVAGSSHPIIEVRGLTKRFSGPEGEITAVDGVSFDINEGEIVGFLGPNGAGKTTTIKSILGIIEPTDGTALIDGLDPTVETKQVYNRVSGMLEGARNLYWRLTVRENLRYFTGLQGRHPDRETERHERLLSLVNLESKADEQVRSLSRGMKQKACLACVLARSTPIVFLDEPTLGLDVEGSRDLQSELRRLATEEDRTVIISSHDMDVIESVCDRVLLFDDGELAVEDRLESLLGAFSTQAYRVHLSERFPAEQSLEGYDPDWAGDRRSFSVTLRDETDFYNFTDVLEASDASLDRIEPITADLENVFVSILEEEADVQRQETPATDGQSGFVTGQQGVDS